tttgtcaaaatgactttaattatattttgagtCTTTTGGccatcaattttattttttttcaaattgctttttaaacagatttgatgaaaataccattaaaaagttaacgggatgatgtggaattttatatgtaaaatattttaatgagatgtaatcTATTACTTAGGTAaccaaataagataattacatgtgaaaaataataaaataaataaatcatacatgaaattaaaaaataactcttaatttaaagaaaataaacgtaattatctaaaaaaatttcaaaatgaatgcaTATGTTTTTTTACTGAGAGGTTTCAAGaagataattataaataaatattgaatgtatgtattcattttgaaaccttttttattttgtaattatttaattgtgttatctaagtaataaattatatctcattaaaaatattccatatatgaaatttcatatcatcgtattaactttttaatggtactttcatcaaatctattaaaaaaccaattgaaaaaaaagaataaaggttgATGAccaaaaagattcaaaaatacaattagagctattttaacaaaacatataaatattagtggTCAAATTTATGATTAAGCCAAAAATTTTACCACGGTAAAATAATGctgttaaaagattaaaactaaattaaaagttaaaaaatatgacataataaaaataaatgttatgCAAGGAACTGCAAGAATATTCTTGCTCACTATGGGGTATAAACCGTGAAACCATACATAGATGAATGATGTCAATGGCAATAATCTAATTGATTCAACGTCAAACTGCgtccaaatttctctcaaatcatttttaatatttttggggtttcttcaaataattgatTACTAAGTCTGAAGCATCAAAACTTGGATTAGGTAGGCCTGTTGGGCCAATTGGTCTTTCCTGCCAGTTTCTTCACCATACGAATTACCTGTAAATTTATgaacaaaaatcattaaaattagcACAAATTCCGTAAGCAACGTAAATCATCTGCCATTTCTAACTTTTGAATTGAGAGAGAAGGTCAACCAAAACTCCTAAGCCCCACAAGAGGAACAAAaccatataaaaaaaaaaccccataaATCCTCAAGGAATCATTATATTCTCTTTTAGAGATGCTTCCAGGTTGGATGTTTGAACTTGTAACTACTATATCAATCACTGATAATTACAGCAATTTACTCTGTTTTTTCCATTTTCCAACTTTGTTTTTTTCCAGATTTGGTGATCAAAAGAACAACAATCAACCATGTTCATTTAACTGCTCTTCTGTCTCCGTTAACTGATTCTTGGAAAAGGCGGCTGTTAGCAACTGCAGGTCAAAAGGAAATCAAGCacaagtttgggattttgaatGGTGAGTAAAGCtgtctcttttttctttcttttattacaatcattaaattaaaagtgcATTTGCTAGATCTACCCTTTTTTGCTGATGAGATTTTCttgaaatggttttttttttggtaaggCCACACAGTTGCTTCCTGCTCAACTGGAAACTGATAGTTCACCTGAGGATCCTCCACTTGTTTCACCTACAGTCAAACTCAGTGATGGCAGACATATAGCTTACAGAGAGAGAGGTGTGCCCAAGGCCAAATCTAACTGCAAGATCATCATTGTTCATGGCTTTGGTAGCTCCAAAGATATGAATTTTCAAGTTCCCCAAGTACTGCCTTTTACCTCTCTTCTCAAATGTTACACTGCTTTGAATGTTTAATGAAACCTGGGCTTGGATTAAGTGTTAGATACGAGGATGTATTTAACATTCCATACAGACTTGATCACATTCAACCATTGCTGTTTTTATCTTTTGCCTGAATATGTGAATGTTAAGTGGAGTTAACTTCGCAATTGGTTAAGTTTCCAGGAACTAATAGAGGAACTGGGAATATATTTTCTGCTGTATGATCGTGCTGGCTATGGCGAAAGTGATCCGAATCCAAAGCGGTCGGTTAAAAGCGAGGCACTCGACATTCAAGAGCTTGCTGATCAATTACAGCTAGGACCAAAGTTCTATGTGATTGGAGTCTCAATGGGATCATACCCCATCTGGAGTTGCCTCCAATATATACCAGAAAGGCAAACTACTTTGAACTTTCTGATGCAAACTAAGCTTTGTTGCTTCACTTCTAAGTAATCTACTTGCCTGTTGATTATCTGCGCAGGCTAGCAGGTGTTGCGATGGTAGTTCCGGTCATCAATTATCGATGGCCGTCCTTTCCCGACAGCTTGACCAGAGAAGATTATAGGAGACCACTTGTGAAGCTGTTGTATTGGGTAGCAAAATACACCCCTGGCCTACTACACTGGTCGGTTACTCGAAAATGGTTCCCTTCACCTTCTGTCATGGAAGAAAAGCCCGTATTCTTCAATAAAAGAGATATGGAAGCCCTGAAGAAAACAGAAGGATTCCCCATGCTTACCAAGGTAAAGATAAAAACATTCTAGATCATCACCGTCGTCGAATGATCATTATGTTGACAGTTCATGTTTTGGGCCGTGACAACAGGAAAGATTACGAGAACGATCTGTTTTCAATACACTCCGCAATGACTTTCTAGTCTGTTATGGTGATTGGGACTTTGATCCAATGGAACTGACTAGTCCATTCCTTCAAAACCAAAACTGTGTTCATATCTGGCAAGGTTACGAAGATAAGATCGTTCCATTCGAACTTCAACGATGCATTTCGAAAAAGCTACCATGGATCCAATACCATGAAGTTGCTGATGGTGGACATTTACTCGTGCATTACAATGGTTTACGAGAGGCCATATTACGAGCAATGCTGCTTGGAGAAGAACATCACCTGTACAGACCAAGTGCAGATAAAACTGTCCCCTAAATTATCCATTGTTTCCTTTCATTCTTTGGATATTGTTTGttgataaaatgtaaatatgtgGGTTTAGATTCATAAACTTGTGTTTGCATAAGATTTGTTATTCATTATTCAATGATTGGGATTTGTTTGCTATAAAACTTTTGTTGATAAATGTTCATCTATGGACATTGCTAAGCATTCAATGCATTCATGAAAGAGACCCAAACACAGTGAAAAGATGATGAAAGCATGTGATGAATGTGGTGATGGTGACATAAGTGAGCATCTGGCGAACACATTATGAGTAAATTTCACAGGGACACATGCAGGTATGGGACACTGGTACAGATACAACTCAGAAGAAACAGGGCAGTCTGAAACTCAAAACTCAAGATAAGTGCAACACCATCATGATTTAGCTAGGCATAGATACAAGTGAGTATTTATATTGTCAAatatttgaaatggaaaaataatatgaattttacATTCATAAAAATGcatagaattttaaattcaaagttgACATAATTAGAACCTGTGTAAGGTACTTAAATGTCATAGGTATATCCTGTTTTCTCTCCTATTAATACGAAATTAGGAAAAGAATTAATAATTggtcaaaaatataatttatttaaaatttcaattaaaacattgGGTGTAAAAACAATGGAAGGAACTTTGATTTGGAAATATTTTGCatcattttcaacttttgaTTATATCTGCACTTTTTGACGCAGTATCTAAAATTACTCATAGTTCTtccttaactcataaataggaggataatatgcTTCAGCACATTTGAACTCACTTCCTCCTGCCTTGACATCGAACTAATATTCAATCGgtcattttccttaattttaaaattctaaaaaatcttGTTTTCTCATTTGGAAGTTTCAAACCTTTTATGTTTGTGTTAGATTTTTGTGATTTCTCTTCATGTTTTTGTTTCAAACAAACTTAGGATGGGTTTAAATGGGTAGCgaggtgcggtgcggtgcg
The window above is part of the Gossypium raimondii isolate GPD5lz chromosome 9, ASM2569854v1, whole genome shotgun sequence genome. Proteins encoded here:
- the LOC105799214 gene encoding uncharacterized protein LOC105799214 isoform X1, whose product is MATQLLPAQLETDSSPEDPPLVSPTVKLSDGRHIAYRERGVPKAKSNCKIIIVHGFGSSKDMNFQVPQELIEELGIYFLLYDRAGYGESDPNPKRSVKSEALDIQELADQLQLGPKFYVIGVSMGSYPIWSCLQYIPERLAGVAMVVPVINYRWPSFPDSLTREDYRRPLVKLLYWVAKYTPGLLHWSVTRKWFPSPSVMEEKPVFFNKRDMEALKKTEGFPMLTKERLRERSVFNTLRNDFLVCYGDWDFDPMELTSPFLQNQNCVHIWQGYEDKIVPFELQRCISKKLPWIQYHEVADGGHLLVHYNGLREAILRAMLLGEEHHLYRPSADKTVP
- the LOC105799214 gene encoding uncharacterized protein LOC105799214 isoform X2, which produces MGSYPIWSCLQYIPERLAGVAMVVPVINYRWPSFPDSLTREDYRRPLVKLLYWVAKYTPGLLHWSVTRKWFPSPSVMEEKPVFFNKRDMEALKKTEGFPMLTKERLRERSVFNTLRNDFLVCYGDWDFDPMELTSPFLQNQNCVHIWQGYEDKIVPFELQRCISKKLPWIQYHEVADGGHLLVHYNGLREAILRAMLLGEEHHLYRPSADKTVP